In Leptolyngbyaceae cyanobacterium, one genomic interval encodes:
- a CDS encoding 2-succinylbenzoate--CoA ligase has product MENPLAYLEQRADDEWLIGYDSRQFNQYAEKLYLELVRFSKDGKLPQIILAEKNPVKFLAGFIAATAAGCPVFLCNPDWVKAEWQQVFELVQPDLIWGEQTLADYNSINFAIANQTPIKNRIMIPTGGSSGKIRFAIHTWETLLASVQGFTKYFDLNQVNSFCVLPLYHVSGLMQFMRSFTTGGKLAVIPFKSLESGQKPDIKQTDFFISLVPTQLQRLLNNHPDWLSEFKTVLLGGAPAWDELLTQAKRYHIPLALTYGMTETASQIVTMKPADFLNGNHSSGRVLPHAKVTIRTADGEILEANQIGIITIQAASLALGYYPDISFIKNQQDTTFFQPDDLGFFDEEGYLNIVGRISNKIITGGENVFPFEVEAAIMTTNLVKDVCVIGLPDKHWGQVVIAIYVPNNLQVSDEDLKTAIQEQLCNFKRPKYWISVENLPRNAQGKVNYRQIQQLAITWLQSRPNHSTNL; this is encoded by the coding sequence ATGGAAAACCCGTTAGCCTATCTCGAACAACGTGCTGATGATGAGTGGCTGATTGGTTATGACAGTCGCCAGTTTAATCAATATGCTGAAAAATTATATTTAGAATTAGTTCGATTTTCTAAAGATGGAAAATTACCGCAAATTATTCTGGCTGAAAAAAATCCAGTCAAGTTTTTAGCTGGCTTTATTGCGGCGACTGCTGCTGGTTGCCCCGTATTTCTTTGTAATCCTGATTGGGTTAAAGCGGAATGGCAACAAGTGTTTGAGTTGGTGCAACCTGACTTGATTTGGGGAGAACAAACCCTGGCTGATTATAATAGCATAAATTTTGCGATCGCAAATCAAACCCCCATCAAAAATCGCATCATGATTCCCACTGGTGGGTCATCCGGTAAAATTCGTTTCGCTATTCACACTTGGGAAACATTACTCGCATCAGTACAAGGTTTTACTAAATATTTTGATTTAAATCAAGTTAATTCATTTTGTGTTTTACCTCTATATCATGTCAGTGGTTTAATGCAATTCATGCGCTCTTTTACCACGGGTGGCAAATTAGCGGTTATACCATTCAAATCCCTAGAATCCGGCCAAAAACCTGATATAAAACAAACAGATTTTTTTATCTCTTTAGTACCAACTCAACTGCAACGTTTGTTAAATAATCATCCCGATTGGCTATCAGAATTTAAAACAGTTCTGTTGGGAGGTGCGCCAGCTTGGGATGAACTTTTGACTCAAGCAAAACGCTATCATATACCCTTAGCGCTTACTTACGGTATGACGGAAACTGCCTCCCAAATTGTTACCATGAAACCAGCAGATTTTTTGAATGGGAATCATAGCAGCGGACGGGTTTTACCTCATGCTAAAGTAACTATTCGGACAGCCGATGGTGAAATATTAGAAGCAAACCAAATCGGTATTATTACCATTCAAGCTGCTTCTTTAGCGCTGGGTTATTATCCCGATATTTCCTTTATTAAAAATCAACAAGATACCACGTTTTTTCAACCTGATGACTTGGGATTTTTTGATGAGGAAGGTTATTTAAATATAGTCGGTCGCATCAGTAATAAAATCATTACCGGGGGAGAAAATGTCTTTCCCTTTGAAGTAGAAGCAGCTATTATGACTACTAATTTAGTTAAAGATGTCTGCGTAATCGGGTTGCCCGATAAACATTGGGGTCAAGTAGTAATTGCGATTTATGTCCCCAACAATTTACAAGTATCTGATGAAGATTTAAAAACGGCAATTCAGGAGCAATTGTGTAACTTTAAGCGCCCTAAATATTGGATATCTGTGGAAAATTTACCTCGCAACGCCCAAGGAAAAGTAAATTATCGCCAAATCCAACAACTTGCTATAACTTGGCTACAGTCTCGCCCCAATCATTCAACCAATCTATAA
- a CDS encoding thioesterase family protein yields MPFTYTRKIRFQDTDAAGVAYFANLLAICHEAYEESLCKSGINIKSFFSNSDVAIPIVHASVDFLRPMYCGDIIIIFLMPQYLTSNKFAINYKVFTPNQEVVANALTRHVCINAINRSRKELPRDIIDWLNDWGETVAKL; encoded by the coding sequence ATGCCTTTCACCTATACTCGCAAAATCCGCTTTCAAGACACCGACGCCGCTGGAGTAGCTTACTTTGCCAATCTCTTGGCAATCTGCCACGAAGCTTATGAAGAATCTCTCTGTAAATCTGGCATCAATATTAAATCTTTTTTTAGCAATTCCGATGTAGCAATTCCCATCGTTCATGCTAGTGTAGATTTTCTTCGCCCTATGTACTGCGGCGACATTATAATTATTTTCTTAATGCCTCAGTATTTAACTAGTAATAAATTTGCCATTAATTACAAAGTTTTTACGCCTAATCAAGAAGTAGTTGCCAATGCTTTGACTAGGCACGTCTGCATAAATGCAATTAATCGAAGTCGAAAAGAATTACCCAGAGATATTATAGATTGGTTGAATGATTGGGGCGAGACTGTAGCCAAGTTATAG
- a CDS encoding adenylate/guanylate cyclase domain-containing protein gives MKLKTKTVITIGLTLAGLVSTLYMISSTILLGSLAQAEKESSHQTVEGVLNILNQHEENFSSRFDDWSAWDDTYAFIEDGNKRYIESNLVPAQLANLKVNLVLYIHNSGRLVFASNFDLKSKKIKPISQEIKKHLLPDSLLVKRQNNHKLSGIIILKEGPMMISSQPILTSEGSGPSRGTLIFGRYLNDENIRKLSQISRLPLTIKKYDDPVMAADFKIARSFLSEETPIWVNPLDPQTMGGYMLLKDIYDRPALLLRVDIPRTTYQQAQVSQRYLIISLLLVGIVFSGVTLLFLEKLVLSRLTSLSKDVKNIGATGDLSRRVVVFGKDELSSLAESINWMLKTLEGLLKDLRSEREKSERLLLNILPSPIADRLKQEESSIADSFGEVTVLFADIVGFTKLSARIPPAELVDLLNQIFSIFDRLAEIHQLEKIKTIGDAYMVAGGIPDHRTDHAEAIANMAIDMLRALDHFNVKNGQNFSMRIGINTGPVVAGVIGTKKFIYDLWGDTVNIASRMESQGIPGCIQVTEITYQFLKDKYLFQERGLVNIKGKGKMLTYLLKDKKLAEIIKLS, from the coding sequence ATGAAATTAAAAACCAAAACTGTTATTACCATTGGCTTGACATTAGCTGGCCTGGTTAGTACTTTATACATGATTTCATCGACGATTTTGTTGGGAAGTCTTGCTCAAGCTGAGAAAGAGAGTAGCCATCAGACGGTAGAAGGAGTTTTAAATATCCTGAATCAGCATGAAGAAAATTTTAGTTCTCGTTTTGATGATTGGTCAGCTTGGGATGATACTTACGCTTTTATTGAAGATGGCAACAAGCGTTATATAGAATCTAATCTCGTTCCGGCGCAACTAGCTAATTTAAAAGTTAATTTAGTGTTATATATTCATAATTCTGGGCGGCTGGTGTTTGCCAGCAATTTCGATTTAAAGTCTAAAAAAATCAAACCGATTTCTCAAGAAATTAAAAAGCATTTATTGCCGGATAGTTTGCTAGTCAAACGTCAAAATAATCATAAGTTAAGCGGAATTATCATTTTAAAAGAAGGGCCAATGATGATATCTTCCCAACCGATTTTAACTAGCGAAGGTTCTGGCCCAAGCAGAGGAACTCTCATTTTTGGCCGCTATTTAAATGATGAAAATATTCGCAAGTTGTCACAAATCTCCCGCTTACCGCTGACGATTAAAAAGTATGATGACCCGGTGATGGCTGCTGATTTTAAGATAGCACGTTCTTTTTTATCAGAAGAAACTCCCATTTGGGTTAATCCACTCGATCCGCAAACAATGGGTGGATATATGCTACTCAAGGATATTTACGATCGACCAGCGCTGTTATTGCGAGTAGATATTCCTCGCACGACTTACCAGCAGGCGCAGGTTAGTCAGCGTTATTTGATTATTTCTCTACTGTTAGTAGGTATTGTATTTAGTGGAGTAACCCTGTTATTTTTAGAAAAATTAGTGCTTTCTCGTTTAACGAGTCTCAGCAAAGATGTGAAAAATATTGGCGCTACGGGAGATTTATCTCGGCGCGTTGTGGTGTTTGGCAAAGATGAGTTATCGAGTTTGGCTGAGTCGATTAATTGGATGCTGAAAACTTTGGAGGGGTTGTTAAAAGATTTGCGATCGGAACGGGAAAAGTCAGAACGCTTGCTGCTGAATATTTTACCTTCTCCGATCGCCGATCGCCTCAAACAAGAAGAAAGCAGTATTGCTGACTCTTTTGGGGAAGTGACGGTTTTATTTGCCGATATTGTCGGATTTACCAAGCTTTCGGCGCGGATACCTCCCGCCGAGTTAGTCGATTTACTCAATCAGATTTTTTCTATTTTCGATCGACTGGCAGAAATCCATCAACTAGAAAAAATTAAGACGATCGGCGATGCCTATATGGTAGCGGGTGGAATTCCCGACCATCGCACGGATCACGCGGAAGCGATCGCAAATATGGCGATCGATATGCTCAGAGCACTAGACCATTTTAATGTTAAAAACGGTCAAAATTTTAGCATGAGAATAGGCATTAATACTGGGCCAGTCGTAGCTGGGGTAATCGGTACGAAGAAATTTATCTACGACTTGTGGGGCGATACAGTTAATATTGCCAGTCGGATGGAATCGCAGGGAATCCCCGGCTGCATCCAAGTGACGGAAATTACCTACCAATTTTTAAAAGATAAGTACTTATTTCAAGAGCGCGGTTTAGTAAATATTAAAGGTAAAGGAAAAATGCTTACTTATCTGCTGAAGGATAAAAAATTGGCGGAAATTATCAAATTATCATAA
- a CDS encoding protochlorophyllide reductase: MEQQRKPTVVVTGASSGVGLYAAKAFVRRGWHVVMACRDLEKAQRAAESVGMPPGSYTLIHIDLGSLESVKRFVQNFRARELSLDALLCNAAIYMPLLKAPLWSPEGYELTMTTNHLGHFLLCNLMLEDLKRSTYRDRRLVILGTVTHNPDELGGKIPPRPDLGNLEGFAAGFKDPITMIDGKQFEPVKAYKDSKVCNVLTMRELHRRYHESTGITFSSLYPGCVAETPLFRNHYPLFQKLFPLFQKYITGGYVSQELAGERVAAVVADPEYRQSGAYWSWGNRQKKDRKSFVQQVSPQARDDEKAKDLWVLSAKLVGLA; the protein is encoded by the coding sequence ATGGAACAACAACGCAAACCAACGGTTGTAGTCACGGGTGCCTCTTCCGGGGTTGGCTTATACGCCGCAAAAGCTTTTGTCCGCCGGGGATGGCACGTTGTCATGGCTTGTCGGGATTTAGAAAAAGCCCAAAGAGCAGCCGAGTCAGTAGGAATGCCCCCTGGCAGCTACACTCTCATTCATATCGACTTAGGCTCCTTGGAGAGCGTAAAACGGTTCGTGCAGAACTTCCGGGCGCGGGAATTGTCCCTGGATGCTTTGCTCTGCAATGCCGCTATTTATATGCCTTTATTAAAAGCGCCTTTATGGAGTCCGGAAGGTTACGAATTGACGATGACCACCAATCATTTGGGTCATTTCCTGTTGTGTAATTTGATGTTGGAGGATCTCAAGCGATCGACATATCGCGATCGCAGATTAGTGATCTTGGGTACAGTTACCCACAACCCTGATGAATTGGGCGGTAAAATTCCACCCCGTCCGGACTTGGGCAATCTAGAAGGTTTTGCTGCCGGATTTAAAGACCCCATCACCATGATTGATGGCAAACAATTTGAACCCGTCAAAGCTTACAAAGATAGCAAAGTCTGTAACGTACTGACAATGCGCGAACTGCACCGCCGCTATCACGAGTCAACTGGCATTACCTTCAGTTCTCTTTATCCGGGATGCGTGGCGGAAACCCCCCTGTTCCGAAATCACTATCCCCTATTTCAAAAACTTTTCCCCTTGTTCCAAAAATACATCACCGGCGGTTACGTATCTCAGGAATTAGCTGGGGAAAGAGTGGCAGCAGTAGTTGCCGATCCCGAATACAGACAATCTGGCGCTTATTGGAGTTGGGGAAATCGACAAAAGAAAGACCGCAAATCTTTTGTGCAACAAGTTTCTCCCCAAGCTCGCGATGACGAAAAAGCTAAGGATTTGTGGGTTTTGAGTGCTAAATTAGTCGGGCTGGCTTAA
- a CDS encoding inositol monophosphatase family protein: MKADFGVYAKELDFASNIIKEAANLYIKQQSVTTNVYIKSEYDVVTSTDYAIEKFIVDELTKKFPGDRIISEESYPGEITDSRTWVIDPLDGTNNYARKIPTYGIQLALAIDKQPVVAAIYLPVLDEMYTAAIERGSYLNNQRIYVNSSVKLSQAVLSMGDFSKTGDRVEKNRIRLSGIAAIANQIAQLKMWGAACYDLASLAAGRTDAYLVYSYDIWDIMPGYLIAKEAGAVFAQLTGESFNCNATTSIGASNVELMNALLEIIDYRF, encoded by the coding sequence ATGAAGGCAGATTTTGGTGTTTATGCAAAAGAGTTAGATTTTGCTTCAAATATTATCAAAGAAGCAGCGAACCTTTATATAAAGCAGCAGTCAGTAACCACAAACGTATATATTAAAAGTGAATATGATGTGGTAACTTCTACTGATTACGCAATTGAAAAATTTATCGTTGATGAATTAACGAAAAAGTTTCCAGGCGATCGCATTATTTCGGAAGAAAGTTATCCGGGAGAAATCACAGATTCTAGAACCTGGGTCATCGATCCTTTAGATGGCACGAATAACTATGCTCGAAAAATCCCCACCTACGGTATTCAACTGGCATTAGCGATCGACAAACAACCAGTAGTTGCTGCCATTTATTTGCCTGTCCTCGATGAAATGTATACGGCGGCGATCGAGCGAGGCAGCTATTTAAATAATCAAAGAATTTACGTTAATTCATCCGTTAAATTGAGTCAAGCCGTCTTGTCGATGGGAGATTTTAGCAAAACAGGCGATCGCGTTGAGAAAAATCGGATTAGATTATCGGGTATCGCAGCGATCGCAAATCAAATCGCTCAATTAAAAATGTGGGGCGCTGCTTGTTACGATTTGGCATCTCTCGCGGCTGGGAGAACAGACGCCTACTTAGTTTATTCTTACGATATATGGGATATCATGCCGGGATATTTGATTGCCAAAGAAGCGGGTGCAGTATTTGCTCAACTTACGGGAGAATCTTTTAATTGTAATGCTACAACGTCGATCGGTGCATCGAATGTCGAACTGATGAATGCTTTGCTAGAAATTATCGATTATCGGTTTTGA
- a CDS encoding response regulator codes for MTTKTILLIHNQPNMGELIHACLTDFGGWEVLVASSSLEGLKQAKLSQLDAIIFDFSITQMNALLLAKQLRENPMARNIPVVLLRTKEKWVDFQPFQQYEVTTITIEPSDLAMLPVMIAVALGW; via the coding sequence ATGACCACGAAAACAATTTTACTGATTCACAACCAACCCAACATGGGGGAATTGATCCACGCTTGTTTGACTGATTTCGGAGGGTGGGAAGTTCTAGTAGCTAGTTCGTCTTTAGAAGGGTTAAAGCAAGCAAAACTCTCTCAATTGGATGCCATTATTTTTGACTTTTCTATCACTCAAATGAATGCGTTGCTGTTGGCTAAACAGTTAAGAGAAAACCCGATGGCTCGGAATATACCCGTCGTTTTATTACGAACTAAGGAGAAATGGGTTGATTTTCAACCATTCCAACAATATGAAGTGACGACAATCACGATCGAACCATCAGATCTGGCAATGCTTCCCGTCATGATTGCGGTGGCTTTGGGCTGGTAG
- a CDS encoding response regulator, with amino-acid sequence MKDKQILIVDDEEHLRELVQACLEDLGGWQTLLAASGEECLEILKTERPHAILLDVSMPGMDGIALYDRLQSDPTISSIPVILLTAKVLPSDRAKFAQMGVTGVISKPIQPTTLTEEVAEILGWDN; translated from the coding sequence ATGAAAGATAAACAAATTTTGATAGTTGACGACGAAGAACATCTTCGGGAACTGGTGCAGGCTTGCCTAGAAGATCTGGGAGGATGGCAAACACTGCTGGCAGCATCAGGTGAAGAATGTTTGGAGATTCTTAAAACAGAACGACCTCATGCGATTTTGCTCGATGTGTCGATGCCGGGAATGGATGGGATTGCCTTATACGATCGCCTCCAGTCCGATCCGACGATCTCGTCGATTCCAGTAATTTTACTAACCGCCAAAGTATTGCCCAGCGATCGAGCTAAATTCGCTCAGATGGGAGTCACTGGAGTAATTTCCAAACCAATTCAACCGACTACCCTGACAGAAGAAGTGGCAGAAATTTTGGGATGGGATAATTAA
- a CDS encoding transposase: MERHIITKNHPLWSEIDHKAFLAKNLFNLANYHYRQHFFAHQEKLNFNQIYHLLSQTGDYKALPTKVSKQIIRRLDTAWTSYFQAVKTWQKHPEKFLGQPKIPAYKHKTKGRNILPYPHESISKKALKKGICHLSMSEIKIPTSAKVIIEARIVPKSNCYVIEIVYEKIEETTNHQQIAGIDLGVNNLMAVTTNQTGVRPMLIKGRPLKAINTFYNKQRSSLQSALKIKQNQNQSQKLKKLTHKRNCRVDNYLHTASRRVIDWCTQHQIGIIVIGHNATWKQSINLGQRNNQQFVNIPHYRLIEMLTYKAQLKGIQVIITEESYTSQSNALDGDALPKYGEKKPVFQGHRVARGLYKTANGRLLNADVNGSFNITKKVIPDVLDQGIKGLPFNPVVLDPLRMTGLSAFE, encoded by the coding sequence GTGGAACGTCATATCATCACAAAAAACCATCCTCTGTGGTCAGAAATTGACCACAAAGCTTTTTTGGCAAAAAATTTGTTTAACCTAGCTAATTATCATTATCGTCAACACTTCTTTGCACACCAGGAGAAATTAAACTTTAACCAAATTTACCACCTCCTATCCCAAACCGGGGACTACAAAGCCTTACCAACCAAAGTTAGTAAGCAAATCATCCGTAGATTAGATACAGCATGGACAAGTTATTTTCAAGCTGTAAAAACCTGGCAGAAACATCCCGAAAAATTCTTAGGTCAACCAAAAATACCGGCATATAAACATAAAACAAAAGGGCGCAATATTCTCCCTTATCCTCACGAATCAATCTCCAAAAAAGCCTTAAAAAAAGGAATTTGTCACCTCTCGATGAGTGAAATCAAAATTCCCACATCAGCGAAAGTAATCATCGAAGCGAGAATTGTGCCGAAAAGTAATTGTTATGTAATCGAAATAGTTTATGAAAAAATAGAGGAGACAACCAATCATCAACAAATAGCCGGGATAGACTTAGGAGTTAATAACTTAATGGCTGTAACTACCAATCAAACAGGCGTCAGACCTATGCTGATTAAAGGCAGACCACTAAAAGCAATTAACACCTTTTACAATAAACAACGTTCCAGTTTACAATCTGCGCTAAAAATTAAGCAGAATCAAAACCAATCTCAAAAATTAAAAAAGCTCACTCATAAACGTAACTGTAGAGTAGATAATTATCTACATACAGCCAGCAGAAGAGTTATAGATTGGTGTACACAGCATCAAATAGGAATCATCGTAATTGGGCATAATGCGACCTGGAAACAATCAATTAACTTAGGCCAAAGGAATAATCAACAATTTGTGAACATTCCGCATTATAGGTTAATCGAAATGTTGACCTATAAAGCCCAATTAAAAGGAATTCAAGTCATCATAACAGAAGAATCTTATACATCTCAATCCAATGCTTTAGATGGGGATGCTCTGCCTAAATATGGGGAAAAAAAACCCGTGTTTCAGGGACATAGAGTAGCGAGAGGATTGTATAAAACAGCCAATGGTAGGTTATTAAATGCCGATGTGAATGGGTCATTTAATATTACCAAAAAAGTAATTCCTGATGTCTTAGACCAAGGAATAAAGGGTTTGCCGTTTAACCCTGTGGTGCTTGACCCACTACGAATGACTGGACTTTCCGCCTTTGAGTAG